The following proteins come from a genomic window of Streptomyces liliiviolaceus:
- a CDS encoding sigma-70 family RNA polymerase sigma factor encodes MTLLAGIAPSTTSPAPDPVDGLVEQHRDALLAYANRLLSDHHLAEDIVQETFVKAWSHADRLLSREGSVRGWLFKVARNLIIDRSRSAYARYETVTTESGDPAQEDHTEPAHASMEAVSLLRGVSADHRKVLVYLYIYGCSVEETARILDVPSGTVRSRRHLALRALRNRCASAGH; translated from the coding sequence ATGACGCTACTCGCGGGCATCGCTCCATCGACGACCTCCCCGGCTCCCGACCCCGTGGACGGCCTGGTGGAGCAGCACAGGGACGCACTCCTCGCCTACGCGAACAGACTGCTCTCGGACCACCATCTCGCCGAGGACATCGTCCAGGAGACGTTCGTCAAGGCGTGGAGTCACGCCGACAGACTCCTCAGCCGGGAAGGGTCCGTACGCGGCTGGCTGTTCAAGGTCGCGCGGAACCTGATCATCGACCGGTCACGAAGTGCCTACGCCCGGTACGAGACGGTGACCACCGAGAGCGGGGACCCGGCGCAGGAGGACCACACCGAACCGGCACACGCGTCCATGGAGGCCGTTTCCCTGCTGCGGGGCGTCTCGGCGGACCATCGGAAGGTGCTCGTCTACCTCTACATCTACGGATGCAGCGTGGAGGAGACCGCACGCATCCTGGACGTGCCGTCGGGCACGGTGAGGTCACGTCGTCACCTGGCACTGCGCGCTCTGCGCAACCGGTGCGCGTCCGCGGGGCACTGA
- a CDS encoding SCO0930 family lipoprotein: MNTYSHTHDAMHRHGNQHDHGNQHRHPTHRRTAFAAGAVALALALSACGADRPGEEDARAGAQKAGKFELEVVEESAVPLSSEGVSVRRDAELGSVVVDSKGSTVYVSRADESRPGRSSCTDACAKTWLPVPAREPAAAQGVAQELLGSITRADGVEQLTIAGKPLYTYAPGKKGDTAGQGIKDTWYAAAPDGTRAGTERPALGVLNSPGLGRVLQDGNGRTLYLFTKDTPWPMKTACDAKCLEKWTPSEPVTAADAKAAGLDPEVLFPFTTPGGGRQESFNCWPAYTFKGDKKPGDTNGQGVGGVWFAIKADIPRSDRGRTVPAAKG; encoded by the coding sequence ATGAACACGTACAGCCACACGCACGACGCCATGCACCGGCACGGGAACCAGCACGATCACGGGAACCAGCACCGACACCCGACCCACCGGAGGACCGCTTTCGCCGCGGGGGCCGTGGCGCTCGCCCTGGCCCTGTCCGCCTGCGGCGCCGACCGGCCCGGCGAGGAGGATGCGCGGGCCGGGGCGCAGAAGGCGGGGAAGTTCGAACTGGAGGTGGTCGAGGAGTCGGCGGTGCCCCTGAGCTCCGAGGGCGTCTCGGTCCGCCGGGACGCGGAACTCGGCTCCGTCGTGGTCGACTCGAAGGGCAGCACCGTGTACGTCTCCAGGGCGGACGAAAGCCGTCCCGGCAGGTCGAGTTGCACGGACGCGTGCGCGAAGACCTGGCTGCCCGTGCCCGCGCGGGAACCGGCGGCCGCCCAGGGGGTGGCGCAGGAACTGCTGGGCTCGATCACCCGTGCCGACGGGGTCGAGCAGCTGACCATCGCCGGCAAGCCGCTCTACACCTACGCTCCCGGCAAAAAGGGTGACACGGCCGGGCAGGGCATCAAGGACACCTGGTACGCCGCGGCTCCGGACGGCACGAGAGCGGGCACCGAGCGGCCCGCCCTGGGCGTCCTGAACAGCCCGGGGCTCGGCCGGGTGCTGCAGGACGGGAACGGCCGGACGCTGTACCTGTTCACGAAGGACACGCCCTGGCCGATGAAGACGGCCTGTGACGCGAAGTGCCTGGAGAAGTGGACACCCAGCGAGCCCGTCACGGCGGCGGACGCGAAGGCCGCGGGGCTCGACCCCGAGGTCCTGTTCCCGTTCACCACTCCGGGCGGCGGCCGGCAGGAGTCCTTCAACTGCTGGCCCGCGTACACCTTCAAGGGCGACAAGAAGCCCGGGGACACCAACGGGCAGGGCGTGGGAGGGGTGTGGTTCGCGATCAAGGCGGACATCCCCCGGAGCGACCGCGGAAGGACCGTGCCCGCGGCGAAGGGGTGA